The window TCTAACAGGAGATGTTTGTGTCCTCCAAGTCCTGCTTCTCTGCCTGTGCTCTCATTTAGTCACAGACAAGTTACACTTCACACATCTTTGCAGTTGCACAACTTCTGTCCTTGCTCAGTTGTTAcctaatgctgctgctgataGAACAGtcacagagcagccctgctcacCTCCCAGCCAGGGACAAGCTCAGAAGTGTGGACACATCCTAACCCCAGCCTGACTGATGCTCCTGCAGGGCATTGCATAAGTAGAACACTTGATTAAGCTGCATCTCTGAGGGTTACTGACTGATGAATCTGTGACTCTGTTAACCCACCAGCTCCTGACTGtgtgcctgcctgccttcagaGGCTTAAAGTGCAGCTTTAGGGGTAAAGCTGGGCTTTTAGTGCTCACATTGCACACAGCTTTCACAGAGGCACACAACCACCTCTAGAACTGCAGCGTAAAGCAGCCAAAACAAGAACTTGTGTGAAGAGGAACGTGGTAAAAGAGTAACTCTACACTGTAAGAGCCCCCAGACACATGCCAGGCTACAGCAACCACTTCCTGCCACATGATCATGCATCTGTTGGGGCTTCTGGGCAAGGAAGCTTTGAACCACCACATTTACCTGGCTGTTGATGGGGTTGTTGTCACCGAACACCAGCCAACCCCCAATGCAGGctgcaaagaaagaatgaaaggggatttttttcccctgcagtcGGGACTGCAACGCCATCAGCCCCTTGTAGGTGAACACAAAATAGGCCAAGTTCCGGGAATGAGTGTACGTAGCCTGAGCAATCGACTCCAATTTCTCTCttaaactgaaggaaagaaacagacaatTAGGGGAGCACAAAGGCAGGACCATTGCAGCCACCCAGCCTGGACACTGCCCCTCTGACAGGGCCTGACAGAACATCTGCTGAGGGAGCAGAAACCCCCTCATCTCTGGCTcattcagcagagcagagctgacttagactgcagctgtgctgctgtctaAGTCTATGACTAGAAATACATCAAATTcataaaatacatagaaattcATCAAAGTACAGCTCTTATACTGTGACGGTGCTTCTGCCCAATTCCATGACTAGTCAAGCAGCCTTTTCTTTGATTACTGCCTAAGTGCAAACGTTTGGCATAAGTGGGGAAAGCCAAAACATGCACGGCTATACTTTGGCTTCCCTTATTGAGCAGACAGCAGACAGCTGCTGTTTGCATCTGCTAATTTCTCCTCTGCCCACTGGTTCTCatcaaccattctatgagtgGTTCACCCCATGACTACGTATACTTGGTGTGCATATGAGTTGTCCTGTTTAGCTGTCAGAACAACGGGCTACGACCATGGCTTATGTACCTTTCTGCTGTTTAAGCCCTTATGAAGGATGAAAAATTGACTGTTTGGATGAAAGCATTCTAAGCAGTAACGCAgtaacacagaaacacagaactaGGGTCATACCTTCCACTCTTGAACAGGAAAGTCATCACCAGGGCATGTGGGGCACGAACTTTTGCTCCATAACTGCAAAAGTGAATAGGTATATCAGCATTTCTGTActacagaatcatggaatgatttgtgttggaaaggaccttaaagctcatccagttccaaccccctgccacgggcagggacaccttccactagagcaggttgctccaagcccctgtgtccaacctggccttgaacactgccagggatggggcagccacagcttctctgggaaaagtctgtgccagcgcctcagcaccctcacagggaagagcttctgcctcagagctcatctcaatctcccctctggcaggttaaagccattcgccttgtcctgtccctacatcccttgtccaaagcccctctccaggtttcctggagcccctttaggcactggagctgctctaaggtctccccttcgggagccttctcttctccaggctgccccagcccagctctctcagcctggctccagagcagagctgctccagccctcgcagcagctccggggcctcctctggcctcgctccagcagctccacgtccctcttgtgctgttgccccagagctggatcaggactgcagggggggtctccccagagcgcagcagagaggcaggatcccctccctgagctgctgctcacgctctgggggtgcagcccagcacacggttcATGTTCAATTTCTCTTTGACCAAACCCCGATGCTATAAAATCATCTTATTTCTCTTCCACTAACAGCTACATCCCTTCTGAGCAGCCCAGGCGCAGCAGCTCTCCCGCCCCCAGACGCTGCGTAGCTACAGAGCACACCCCGCTAAACCGGGCCCGAAGGGGACCCTGAAACCATTTTAACCCCCGCTCATGCGGACGGGAGCGGGAAGCGCCTCTCCCGAACCTCCACTGCCACAGCGCCGGCCCCGTGGCAGACACGGCGGCGCTGAGGGAACCgcgacaccccccccccagccgTGCCCGGCGCAtcctcccgccccgccgcacTCACACGGCCCCGTTGCGGAAGCCCTTGAGCACGGCGAGCGCGGCGCGGTACCGGCGCTGCTGCAGGAGCGCGTTGGCGGCGCGGAGCAGGGCGCGGAGCGGATCCCCGCCGCCCGCCATGCCgaccccgccgccgcggcccgcACGCTTCCGGGCGCGCGGCCCGGCCCACCGCGCTCATAGGCTCCCCGCGGTGCCCATCAGCGCTTTAAGCCAATAAGCGGAGCCGCCTAAAGCGCTCATTGGTGGAGAGTGTCCGTCACGCAGCCAATGAGGGATGCGCGGGGCGGCTCCGCGGAGGGCAGGGGGTGCCCGGTGCGGGTGATGGGCCCGCGGCCCTCCCGCGGCACAGGAGCGGGGCGGCGGTTCCGCGGGGCCCGGCCCCCGCGGACCCCCGGGGCGCTGCGGGCGGGGCCGCTCCGCCGCGCCACAGGTTGAACACGAGAGCCCCGCCCGGCGCGGCCGCACCCGCGGGGGGGTCGCTGCCCGGCCCAATCCCCGCACCACGGCCCCTCCCGCCGTGCCCGGGTCCCGTCGCGGGCGGAcggcgccccctggcggcggcggcgctgccggTGCCCGCTCCGCCTGGCGGGTCGCGGCCGCCGCGGCTCCAAGATGGCGCAGGCGATCTTCGAGGCGCTGGAAGGTAACGGggccgccgcgccgggcccAGCCGGGCCGGCACCGGGGATGCGCCTCTCCTTtgcccgcccccccccgccccggtctccccgcgccgccgcctccgccggGCGAGtggccgcggcggggccgccccgTGAGGCCTGGCACGGCGCGGCTCGAGGAGGGGGGGCTCCCGGCAGCGCGGGGCCGTGCCCCGCTCCCCAGCGGCCGCGGCGCGCACCGGCGCGGCCCCGGGGCGGTGCGAGCGGCCCCGCgcggtggcggcggggcgggaccGCAGCGGGCGGGCTCCGGGCCGGGCTGGCGCAGCGCCGGGTGCCGTCCCCGGCACCCCCTGCCTGTGCCTGGGGAACGGGACCACCACCCCACCGGGCACCGCCGTCCCGGAGCCCCCCGTGCCCTGCATGCTGTGTCCCCCCCGTCCTCCCCGCACGCCCGGGCTCACGTTGCCGGCCCCGGTGCTCCCCGTGTGGATGCTGGctcctgcatgtgtgtgttgCTGCGGGGGAACGGGTCGCGCTCGTGTTCGTCTCGGTTTAGCATCAGGACACAGGCAGGTGCCGTCCGCGGGGGcactgggctgtgctgagccGGGGCAGGCTGGCACCGAGCTCAGCATCTTTGGAGGAAAGCTGCCTCACACGGCGGTTATTTCCTAAACTGGATTACACGTGTGTTCCCCGTTCCATGGGATGACTGTGCTGACTGGAAGGCCCTGGATTGGAATTGTGACCCTGTGCTTTGTGAACAGCACCTGCCatcacagcagaaacaggagcaaagaagaaatatttctagttTGTCAGGTTACTCGGTGCATTTGACAGATCTCTGTGTAGAATCAGGTTCACTATTTCCTCTTCACAGCCATAGAATtccagattggtttgggttgaagggaccttaagatcatccagttccaaccccctgccacgggcagggacaccttccactagagcaggttgctccaagcccctgtgtccaacctggccttgaacactgccagggatggggcagccacagcttctctgggaaaagtctgtgccagcgcctcagcaccctcacagggaagagcttctgcctcagagctcatctcaatctcccctctggcaggttaaagccattccccttgtcctgtccctccaggcccttgtccaaagcccctctccaggtttcctggagcccctttaggcactggagctgctctaaggtctcctcttcgggagccttctcttctccaggctgccccagcccagctctctcagcctggctccagagcagagctgctccagccctcgcagcagctccggggcctcctctggcctcgctccagcagctccacgtccctcttgtgctgttgccccagagctggatcaggactgcagggggggtctccccagagcgcagcagaggggccGGATCCCCTCTctgacctgctgctcctgctctgggggtgcagcccaggacactTTCTCCTCattgtgtggatttttttgcaGGATCCAGGAGAGCAAAATATTGGAGCAAACgaagaaaaaagcttattttttccttttaagccCACAACTGGCAGCTTTTAGCAGCtgagtttgtgtgttttgtcttcttGATCTGATCACAAGTCAGTGGTGACTTGGCAGCCTGTTCTCAGCAGGTGCTGGAGGCAGAGGTGCCTTTTGCCTGTCACTGAAGCACCCAGTGTGCTCGTGTTTGCATGAAACTGAGGGTGTGAGGGGAACGCAGCGCCTGGTGAAGGGGACCCTCTTGTTTCATCTCTAACTGAGAGAAATCTGAAAGGGGAAAACCACAAATCAGTGATCTCGTACTTTTATCTTGGCTTCCCAAATCGCCCTGTTTTTGTCAGGCTCTGGGGagaggctctgctgctgccaggggaGATGAGATGGCTTTTGGTTTAGGTTTGATGTCTGTGAAGAACATCCTGCAGATCAGTGCTGGCTGTAATCCGTGCAGGATCAATCCAGAGCTTTCTCCTGGAGTGTATGGATGGCCGTGAATGGCATCAGTGTAACTCTGCTTGTCTTCATGGGTTACTAAACCCTGGTCGTGGTGATTTCCCTCTGTGTTGAGGGTGGATTGTGCATTTACCCTGTGAAACTGCAGGGTCTCAGTGGGTGTTACATGGATTGCCACATGAACAAAACATTCCTGTGGTCCTGGGCCtcttttctccagcagaagGCTGAATGTGACACTGACAGCattgctgcagtgctgttgcCTGTCTTTAGGTCTTGGCTTCTCCTTAAGCTTCTTCCTGCAATCATCTGGCTTTTCTACTTGGAAGATGTGGCTGTGTGCCAGGAGGAAACCCAGTTGCCCGGTGCCAGGCACATCGTGAGTGGCATTCTTGGTGCAAACTGTTCTTAATTGTCCCCATAATACACTGAACCCGAACTTTGGatcccccttttccttttgcatccTCCTAGCTCCCTTCTGCTGAGGAAGGGCTGCTCCGTTTCGCTCTGTGCTTGGGATGTGCCAACAGgagcctgcagtgctgcctccGCAGTTGCCAGGAGGTGATTTGGACGAGAGGAGGTGTATTTTAAAGCAGGGCTTTGGTCGGGGTGTGAGCAGATGCACgcagggctgctccagcagcagcgtGCTGtcctgcagggctggctgcagcgcTCCGCACCAGCCGCAGAACTGGACCTGCGGCTTTGCTGGGGTTTATGTCAAAGGCTTCCCTAGGCACAGGGGTGGTTTTATGGTGTGGTGGGatctgcagctgcctgtgccCTCTGCTCCCCACGCTGCAGAGCGCGGCTCTCCCCTCTCCCAGGGCATGTGCTGTGTCTGCAGCCTCCTCTTAGTGAGCAGAAAGGTGTTCACGGGGTCTCGATGGTGCCTGCTTCACACTGGAGATGCAGGAGAAATTCATATTTAGgttacatttaaaatgctgtggaTTCTATGGATATTCCCCATCAGGAAGGTAACACCTTGGTTGTCCAGGAGAAGCGTTCAAGTGACCAGAGGAACTGCAATGCTGCTTCCTTTATGCTGTGATCTGTTAGGGCACTTCAGTGTCCTTCCTGGTGCTGCTTGAGTGACCTCTCATCAGGAATGGTGCTCACCTCACTGCTTGGAAATGGTcagactgattttctttttcctgaggcCCATAATTCCGAGTTCAGAGCTTTGCACATTGCGCTTGCAAAGATCTTGAAGTGAAAAGCAACCTAAGAACCTCccacctttttctctcttcatcctCAAGGTCTAACATGCAACCCTGGTGTGCTCCTTCTTTTATCTGTGGGTTCCCTGTCATAAAGGAATGGTAGGAGGGAGCGATGCATAAAAATCACTCTTTTCACTTTTCAGCCCATAATCAGGTTGTTCTACGTGTCTCCATCTGAGTTCTAAAGGAGTGTGTCAGGTTTGACCCATCGGTTGCATGCTGCTGGCCGGGTTGTCTCCCTGCATGAGCAGTCCCATCTCCTGCATTTCTCTGGAATGCTTTAGAACATCTTAGCTGGAGGGAAGAATCTCTGTGCCAAAGCGAGTGAGCTGATTCTGACACCGAATGTGGCTGGGGGAGCgtgtgctctgctgcagcccgCCGGGAAAGGGCAATGAGAGAGAGCGACCAGCACCTCTTGCTTGAGAGGAGCCCATGGAGGAAGCCAGTCCTTCCGCATGTCCCAGGCTGGTCAAGTGGGTCAGTGGTCAAGTGGGGTCCCCCCCGAGATCTCTCCCAGGAGCCCACACTTAGCATTTCCTTCCTAAAGCTGTGTCTAAATCCTCCTGTAGTTCCTAGCCCTGTGTCTGGTCAGATCTGGGAACACTGGTCTGGAAAACCAGGAGGCATTTCTaacactgctgctgggacacaCTTGCTGCCCACCAGCGGTTTTGTCTTCCCTAAGCTCAGTTGTGCTGTATCACACTCTGTCCCCAGGCACATCCTTCCAGGCTGCCCATCTGGTCCATGCATCCCAAATACCGACTTCTCAGTGTCTGTAAGCATCCTTCCTCTGTGCAGCAGACGCCTGAAACCAGGCCCTCTTCTGGCTTTCCTTgcccttcttcccttttcttcttgtatCAGAGGGGTGTATGGAGGCAGGTGGGAGCGTTGCTTTAGGAGGACAGTGAATGCTGTGGAGTAGAGGGGGACGAGAAGGTGAGAGTGGCTCTGGGAGAAGACAGCAGCAGGCAGCGAGCAGCTTCCCTCCACAGCTTGGGGGTGCTCCATGTTCAGTCCGTGCTCAATTGACCATCCAAGCTTGTGTCTCCTTGCAGGAATGGATAACCAGACAGTGCTGGCTGTGCAGTCCTTGCTGGATGGTCAAGGAGGTGTGACAGATCCATCTGCTCAAAATGTCAACTCCTCTGCTGCCATCCAGTCCATGGGTGAGTCCTGGTGGCgctgggagggagaagaggggcAGGAAGGCTGCAATGTGCACTTCTGACTATTGGAACAGCCAACAGAAGAGCTGTGTGTGCAGGGTGCTGCTATGAGTGCTGTGAGCCCCCAGCAGGactgggcagagcaggagcaaggGGGCAAGTGCCCAAGTGAGCAGAGATGCTTTCGGAGATGGTCGTGGCGATAGACTTGGCCATATGTTTCCAATAAAGGCATGAAGGGAGGGAGCAGCCACTCTCCTGCCACTAGTGCTTGTTACTGCTCACATTTTGTGTTTAATGAATCATTCCTTATCCTCTGGGGATGTACAACTGCACTGAGTAGCTCATCCATGGGAATGCATATGGGAACTGGTCATTTATGTGCACATGAACACGGGCAGTGCTTGACCAGGACTCGCTGGGTGGTACCGAGTTATTCCCTGGGGGAGTTTTTGTCTGTGTCCCCAAAAACGTTCTGCCTTGGGCTGTGAACCAGATGGGAGGTACAGCCTTGTGGGTCTGACTGGAGTCAGTGCCAGTGGTGTGTGCCTGTGGGGTTTGCTAACCTGCACATATCATCTAGTACGTGGTAACTGGGttgtcttctttctgcttctaaCATCAAGCAGAGGTACCAAAGACAAGCAGTCTTGGGGACGGGTGGCTTTTGGACACAAGCTGCCATCAACTCTGCCCTGATTCAagttccttctcttcctttgtgcAACCTGAATAATGAAATCTGCCTCAGCCAACATAATGCAGGTGCTTTGGAAGAAGCTGTTTGGAGTAGAAGCAGAGGGTGCTGCAGGTTGTCCATGTCTTTGGGATGAGAAAGACAATGGGATTCAGTTTGTCCCAGGGAGACGCTGGGTTTCATATacgggagcagggctgggatgggctCAATCACATCAGTTATCTCTAGGAAGCGCTTGGGATCATGGAGGAGGGACAGCCTGGCCCTTGCAGCTGATCCCTCCTGGTGATGATGCCCTCGAGGTGCCAAGCTCCAAAAGGTGTCTGTTTGCCTGTGGCTGTGGTTGGCACGTGTAGCACTGGGAGTTGCGGAAGGAAGCCCAGAGCAGTGACCTGGTCCTTTTAATTGCAGATGATGAAGACGTGTTCCTCTGCGGGAAGTGTAAGAAGCAGTTCAACTCGCTGCCTGCCTTCATGACCCACAAGAGAGAGCAGTGCCAGGGCAATGCCCCTTCCCTCTCCACCGTCTCGCTGGCCACCAACAGCGTGTACACCCCGTCCATCACGTCGGTGCAGCAGGCTCCGGGCGCCAGCCGGCAGGTACCGCGCTGCAggcacaggctctgctgctgtcactggggttggggagctggggggacCTCTGGGTGATGTGTTTAGATCCAGTGGTGCCTCAGGATCcgaagggggctacaaggatgctgcagaggactcttcatcaggaactgtagcgacaggacaagggacaatgggaccaaacttaaacaggggaatataagattagatataaggaagaggctctttactgtgagggtggtgaggtgctgggacaggctgtccagagaagtggtgactgctccatccctggtggtgttcaaggccaggttggacagagcctctggtgacatggtctagtcATGTGAGGcatcccatggcaggggcttggaactggatgagcttaaggtcctttccaacccaaaccagtc is drawn from Strigops habroptila isolate Jane chromosome 13, bStrHab1.2.pri, whole genome shotgun sequence and contains these coding sequences:
- the PXMP4 gene encoding peroxisomal membrane protein 4; translation: MAGGGDPLRALLRAANALLQQRRYRAALAVLKGFRNGAVYGAKVRAPHALVMTFLFKSGSLREKLESIAQATYTHSRNLAYFVFTYKGLMALQSRLQGKKIPFHSFFAACIGGWLVFGDNNPINSQIVMYLLSRILFGLSRLAVEKGYIPQPKQDPFPLVAALVWGTVLWLFEYHRHTLQPSLQSSMTYLYDDSNTWHDISDFLVYNKRTDK